A single window of Zea mays cultivar B73 chromosome 10, Zm-B73-REFERENCE-NAM-5.0, whole genome shotgun sequence DNA harbors:
- the LOC100217246 gene encoding Probable arabinosyltransferase ARAD1-like yields the protein MKRLPILVVPVLLLLLSISFFLFRPTTPPVLSSRQAFEPDRRLRVYVADLPRAFNYGLLDRYWSLRAADSRIQASSDPDHPPPHDHPPYPENPLIKQYSAEYWLLASLRAAATAPAAVRVVADWREADVVFVPFFATLSAEMELGWGTKGAFRKKDGNEDYRRQREVVDRVTSHPAWRRSSGRDHIFVLTDPVAMWHVRAEIAPAILLVVDFGGWYKVDSKSSSKNSSRVIQHTQVSLLKDVIVPYTHLLPTLLLSENKDRRTLLYFKGAKHRHRGGLVREKLWDLLGNEPDVIMEEGFPNATGREQSIKGLRTSEFCLHPAGDTPTSCRLFDAIASLCIPVIVSDEVELPFEGIIDYTEISIFVSVSNAMRPKWLTSYLRNISKQQKDEFRRNLARVQPIFEYDTSYSSSRGSTSIDGAVSHIWKKIQQKLPMIQEAIIRDKRKPDGVSIPLRCHCT from the exons ATGAAGCGGCTCCCCATCCTGGTCGTCCCCGTCCTCCTCCTCCtactctccatctccttcttcctCTTCCGGCCTACCACCCCGCCTGTCCTCAGTTCGCGGCAAGCCTTCGAACCCGACCGCCGTCTCAGGGTCTACGTCGCGGACCTCCCCCGCGCGTTCAACTACGGCCTGCTCGACCGCTACTGGTCCCTCCGCGCAGCGGACTCCCGCATCCAGGCCTCGTCCGACCCTGACCACCCGCCCCCGCACGACCACCCGCCATACCCCGAGAACCCCCTCATCAAGCAGTACAGCGCCGAGTACTGGCTCCTCGCCTCCCTCCGCGCCGCGGCGACGGCGCCGGCCGCCGTGAGGGTCGTCGCGGACTGGAGGGAAGCCGATGTCGTCTTTGTTCCCTTCTTCGCGACGCTGTCTGCGGAGATGGAGCTCGGGTGGGGAACCAAGGGCGCCTTCCGCAAGAAGGACGGCAACGAAGACTACCGGCGGCAGCGGGAGGTTGTCGACCGCGTCACCTCCCACCCCGCGTGGCGGAGGTCCAGCGGCCGGGATCACATCTTCGTCCTGACAG ACCCTGTGGCTATGTGGCATGTCCGTGCTGAGATTGCTCCTGCAATCCTTTTGGTGGTTGATTTTGGAGGATGGTATAAAGTTGATTCAAAGTCTTCAAGCAAAAACTCGTCTCGGGTGATACAGCACACTCAAGTGTCATTGCTTAAGGATGTTATTGTGCCTTACACGCATTTGCTTCCGACACTGCTCTTATCAGAGAATAAAGATCGTCGCACACTTCTCTACTTCAAGGGGGCGAAGCATAGGCATCGG GGTGGTTTAGTACGAGAGAAATTATGGGATTTGCTGGGTAATGAGCCTGACGTTATCATGGAAGAAGGCTTCCCGAATGCCACCGGACGTGAACAATCAATAAAAGGGTTGCGGACATCGGAATTTTGCTTGCACCCAGCCGGTGACACCCCAACCTCATGTCGCCTCTTTGATGCTATTGCCAGTCTGTGCATACCAGTCATCGTTAGTGATGAGGTTGAGCTCCCTTTCGAAGGGATAATAGACTACAcagaaatctccattttcgtgtcAGTTAGTAACGCTATGAGACCGAAATGGCTAACAAGCTACTTGAGGAATATTTCCAAGCAGCAGAAGGACGAGTTTCGAAGAAACCTGGCTCGTGTCCAACCTATCTTTGAGTATGACACCAGCTACTCCAGCAGCAGAGGCTCTACCTCCATTGATGGTGCTGTGAGTCACATATGGAAGAAGATTCAGCAGAAACTGCCAATGATTCAGGAGGCAATCATCAGGGACAAGCGGAAGCCTGATGGCGTGTCAATCCCGCTCCGGTGTCATTGTACATGA